In Harpia harpyja isolate bHarHar1 chromosome 12, bHarHar1 primary haplotype, whole genome shotgun sequence, a single window of DNA contains:
- the ERAL1 gene encoding GTPase Era, mitochondrial isoform X2 yields MAAHVALAVPRAVRWAVRVAAAGPLLPGPARLLESCAPQATVLPARWSGSSSGLGSILGIPAEKPSDALGQHPPPVATSKEEQARLIRDQPDQPQNPKVLRIAIIGAPNAGKSTLSNQLLGRKVFPVSKKVHTTRCKARGVVTYEDTQLIILDTPGLTSPFKAKRHKLDKAMLTDPWDSMKHADLVLVLVDVSDHWTRNSLSKEVLKCLSQFPQIPSVLVLNKVDLLKNKFILLELVTELTEGIVNGKKLEVRSAFKHNSSSSAKSALQITQASPLDNRDPESHCLQETDQAQEGSSLDNTSDRRASESSLVTEEAEGPKCSGPRDLKNTKGWPCFQEIFMLAARHGEEVDTLKRYLLMQAKPGPWEFHSGVLTSQSPQEICDNIIREKVLEYLPLEVPYGVVQVTEMWEEGPSGELLIVQNLLVPRKSHMPLGSLVMWRNWSCGYPGTFVQSRNRG; encoded by the exons ATGGCGGCACACGTCGCCCTGGCGGTGCCTCGGGCAGTGCGCTGGGCCGTGAGGGtcgccgcggcggggccgctccTGCCGGGCCCAG CCCGTCTTCTGGAGAGCTGCGCCCCGCAGGCCACCGTGCTCCCTGCCCGCTGGAGTGGGAGCAGCTCCGGGCTGGGCAGCATCCTGGGCATCCCTGCCGAGAAGCCGAGCGATGCCCTGGGCCAGCACCCACCGCCCGTTGCCACCAGCAAAG AGGAACAAGCCCGCCTGATACGGGATCAGCCTGACCAGCCCCAGAACCCCAAGGTTTTAAGAATTGCCATTATTGGAGCGCCCAATGCTGGGAAGTCCACGCTCTCTAATCAGCTCTTGGGCAGAAAG GTTTTCCCTGTCTCTAAGAAAGTGCACACAACCCGATGCAAAGCCCGGGGTGTTGTCACGTACGAGGACACACAACTG ATCATTCTGGACACACCTGGCCTCACTAGTCCCTTTAAAGCCAAAAG ACATAAATTAGATAAAGCCATGCTGACAGACCCATGGGACAGCATGAAACATGCGGATTTAG TTCTTGTTTTGGTGGATGTGTCGGATCACTGGACGCGAAACTCTCTGAGCAAGGAGGTGCTGAAGTGTCTTTCTCAGTTTCCCCAAATCCCCAGTGTCCTGGTTCTGAACAAG GTGGATCTGCTAAAGAACAAGTTTATCCTGCTGGAACTAGTAACTGAACTAACAGAGGGAATTGTAAATGGAAAGAAACTGGAAGTGAGATCTGCATTTAAACATAATTCCAGTTCTTCAGCAAAGTCTGCTCTTCAAATCACTCAGGCTTCTCCACTTGACAATAGGGACCCTGAGTCTCACTGTCTGCAGGAAACAGATCAAGCCCAAGAAGGCTCTAGCTTGGACAACACCAGTGATAGGAGAGCTTCTGAGTCCAGTCTTGTCACAGAAGAAGCAGAAGGGCCAAAGTGCTCTGGACCCAGAGATCTAAAAAATACGAAAGGCTGGCCGTGCTTCCAGGAGATCTTCATGCTGGCAGCTCGCCATGGGGAGGAGGTGGATACGCTTAAG CGGTACCTCCTGATGCAAGCCAAGCCAGGCCCTTGGGAGTTTCACAGTGGGGTCTTGACCAGCCAGTCACCTCAAGAGATCTGTGATAATATCATCAGGGAGAAGGTACTGGAGTACCTGCCACTGGAAGTGCCCTACGGCGTGGTTCAG GTGACGGAGATGTGGGAGGAAGGACCGAGTGGGGAGCTCCTCATCGTGCAGAACCTCTTGGTCCCAAGGAAGTCTCATATG CCCTTGGGCTCTCTGGTCATGTGGAGAAACTGGTCCTGTGGGTATCCTGGCACTTTTGTTCAATCCAGAAACAGAGGATGA
- the ERAL1 gene encoding GTPase Era, mitochondrial isoform X1, whose product MAAHVALAVPRAVRWAVRVAAAGPLLPGPARLLESCAPQATVLPARWSGSSSGLGSILGIPAEKPSDALGQHPPPVATSKEEQARLIRDQPDQPQNPKVLRIAIIGAPNAGKSTLSNQLLGRKVFPVSKKVHTTRCKARGVVTYEDTQLIILDTPGLTSPFKAKRHKLDKAMLTDPWDSMKHADLVLVLVDVSDHWTRNSLSKEVLKCLSQFPQIPSVLVLNKVDLLKNKFILLELVTELTEGIVNGKKLEVRSAFKHNSSSSAKSALQITQASPLDNRDPESHCLQETDQAQEGSSLDNTSDRRASESSLVTEEAEGPKCSGPRDLKNTKGWPCFQEIFMLAARHGEEVDTLKRYLLMQAKPGPWEFHSGVLTSQSPQEICDNIIREKVLEYLPLEVPYGVVQVTEMWEEGPSGELLIVQNLLVPRKSHMMMLIGRGGKVISRIAQEAGQDLMNVFLCDVRLKLKVDMKS is encoded by the exons ATGGCGGCACACGTCGCCCTGGCGGTGCCTCGGGCAGTGCGCTGGGCCGTGAGGGtcgccgcggcggggccgctccTGCCGGGCCCAG CCCGTCTTCTGGAGAGCTGCGCCCCGCAGGCCACCGTGCTCCCTGCCCGCTGGAGTGGGAGCAGCTCCGGGCTGGGCAGCATCCTGGGCATCCCTGCCGAGAAGCCGAGCGATGCCCTGGGCCAGCACCCACCGCCCGTTGCCACCAGCAAAG AGGAACAAGCCCGCCTGATACGGGATCAGCCTGACCAGCCCCAGAACCCCAAGGTTTTAAGAATTGCCATTATTGGAGCGCCCAATGCTGGGAAGTCCACGCTCTCTAATCAGCTCTTGGGCAGAAAG GTTTTCCCTGTCTCTAAGAAAGTGCACACAACCCGATGCAAAGCCCGGGGTGTTGTCACGTACGAGGACACACAACTG ATCATTCTGGACACACCTGGCCTCACTAGTCCCTTTAAAGCCAAAAG ACATAAATTAGATAAAGCCATGCTGACAGACCCATGGGACAGCATGAAACATGCGGATTTAG TTCTTGTTTTGGTGGATGTGTCGGATCACTGGACGCGAAACTCTCTGAGCAAGGAGGTGCTGAAGTGTCTTTCTCAGTTTCCCCAAATCCCCAGTGTCCTGGTTCTGAACAAG GTGGATCTGCTAAAGAACAAGTTTATCCTGCTGGAACTAGTAACTGAACTAACAGAGGGAATTGTAAATGGAAAGAAACTGGAAGTGAGATCTGCATTTAAACATAATTCCAGTTCTTCAGCAAAGTCTGCTCTTCAAATCACTCAGGCTTCTCCACTTGACAATAGGGACCCTGAGTCTCACTGTCTGCAGGAAACAGATCAAGCCCAAGAAGGCTCTAGCTTGGACAACACCAGTGATAGGAGAGCTTCTGAGTCCAGTCTTGTCACAGAAGAAGCAGAAGGGCCAAAGTGCTCTGGACCCAGAGATCTAAAAAATACGAAAGGCTGGCCGTGCTTCCAGGAGATCTTCATGCTGGCAGCTCGCCATGGGGAGGAGGTGGATACGCTTAAG CGGTACCTCCTGATGCAAGCCAAGCCAGGCCCTTGGGAGTTTCACAGTGGGGTCTTGACCAGCCAGTCACCTCAAGAGATCTGTGATAATATCATCAGGGAGAAGGTACTGGAGTACCTGCCACTGGAAGTGCCCTACGGCGTGGTTCAG GTGACGGAGATGTGGGAGGAAGGACCGAGTGGGGAGCTCCTCATCGTGCAGAACCTCTTGGTCCCAAGGAAGTCTCATATG ATGATGTTGATTGGAAGAGGAGGTAAGGTTATCAGCAGGATCGCTCAGGAGGCTGGCCAGGACCTGATGAATGTTTTCCTGTGTGATGTGCGCTTGAAGCTCAAGGTGGATATGAAGAGTTGA
- the ERAL1 gene encoding GTPase Era, mitochondrial isoform X3 gives MEEQSDAWARLLESCAPQATVLPARWSGSSSGLGSILGIPAEKPSDALGQHPPPVATSKEEQARLIRDQPDQPQNPKVLRIAIIGAPNAGKSTLSNQLLGRKVFPVSKKVHTTRCKARGVVTYEDTQLIILDTPGLTSPFKAKRHKLDKAMLTDPWDSMKHADLVLVLVDVSDHWTRNSLSKEVLKCLSQFPQIPSVLVLNKVDLLKNKFILLELVTELTEGIVNGKKLEVRSAFKHNSSSSAKSALQITQASPLDNRDPESHCLQETDQAQEGSSLDNTSDRRASESSLVTEEAEGPKCSGPRDLKNTKGWPCFQEIFMLAARHGEEVDTLKRYLLMQAKPGPWEFHSGVLTSQSPQEICDNIIREKVLEYLPLEVPYGVVQVTEMWEEGPSGELLIVQNLLVPRKSHMMMLIGRGGKVISRIAQEAGQDLMNVFLCDVRLKLKVDMKS, from the exons CCCGTCTTCTGGAGAGCTGCGCCCCGCAGGCCACCGTGCTCCCTGCCCGCTGGAGTGGGAGCAGCTCCGGGCTGGGCAGCATCCTGGGCATCCCTGCCGAGAAGCCGAGCGATGCCCTGGGCCAGCACCCACCGCCCGTTGCCACCAGCAAAG AGGAACAAGCCCGCCTGATACGGGATCAGCCTGACCAGCCCCAGAACCCCAAGGTTTTAAGAATTGCCATTATTGGAGCGCCCAATGCTGGGAAGTCCACGCTCTCTAATCAGCTCTTGGGCAGAAAG GTTTTCCCTGTCTCTAAGAAAGTGCACACAACCCGATGCAAAGCCCGGGGTGTTGTCACGTACGAGGACACACAACTG ATCATTCTGGACACACCTGGCCTCACTAGTCCCTTTAAAGCCAAAAG ACATAAATTAGATAAAGCCATGCTGACAGACCCATGGGACAGCATGAAACATGCGGATTTAG TTCTTGTTTTGGTGGATGTGTCGGATCACTGGACGCGAAACTCTCTGAGCAAGGAGGTGCTGAAGTGTCTTTCTCAGTTTCCCCAAATCCCCAGTGTCCTGGTTCTGAACAAG GTGGATCTGCTAAAGAACAAGTTTATCCTGCTGGAACTAGTAACTGAACTAACAGAGGGAATTGTAAATGGAAAGAAACTGGAAGTGAGATCTGCATTTAAACATAATTCCAGTTCTTCAGCAAAGTCTGCTCTTCAAATCACTCAGGCTTCTCCACTTGACAATAGGGACCCTGAGTCTCACTGTCTGCAGGAAACAGATCAAGCCCAAGAAGGCTCTAGCTTGGACAACACCAGTGATAGGAGAGCTTCTGAGTCCAGTCTTGTCACAGAAGAAGCAGAAGGGCCAAAGTGCTCTGGACCCAGAGATCTAAAAAATACGAAAGGCTGGCCGTGCTTCCAGGAGATCTTCATGCTGGCAGCTCGCCATGGGGAGGAGGTGGATACGCTTAAG CGGTACCTCCTGATGCAAGCCAAGCCAGGCCCTTGGGAGTTTCACAGTGGGGTCTTGACCAGCCAGTCACCTCAAGAGATCTGTGATAATATCATCAGGGAGAAGGTACTGGAGTACCTGCCACTGGAAGTGCCCTACGGCGTGGTTCAG GTGACGGAGATGTGGGAGGAAGGACCGAGTGGGGAGCTCCTCATCGTGCAGAACCTCTTGGTCCCAAGGAAGTCTCATATG ATGATGTTGATTGGAAGAGGAGGTAAGGTTATCAGCAGGATCGCTCAGGAGGCTGGCCAGGACCTGATGAATGTTTTCCTGTGTGATGTGCGCTTGAAGCTCAAGGTGGATATGAAGAGTTGA
- the ERAL1 gene encoding GTPase Era, mitochondrial isoform X4 — protein sequence MGPSSGELRPAGHRAPCPLEWEQLRAGQHPGHPCREAERCPGPAPTARCHQQSSFFSLVEEQARLIRDQPDQPQNPKVLRIAIIGAPNAGKSTLSNQLLGRKVFPVSKKVHTTRCKARGVVTYEDTQLIILDTPGLTSPFKAKRHKLDKAMLTDPWDSMKHADLVLVLVDVSDHWTRNSLSKEVLKCLSQFPQIPSVLVLNKVDLLKNKFILLELVTELTEGIVNGKKLEVRSAFKHNSSSSAKSALQITQASPLDNRDPESHCLQETDQAQEGSSLDNTSDRRASESSLVTEEAEGPKCSGPRDLKNTKGWPCFQEIFMLAARHGEEVDTLKRYLLMQAKPGPWEFHSGVLTSQSPQEICDNIIREKVLEYLPLEVPYGVVQVTEMWEEGPSGELLIVQNLLVPRKSHMMMLIGRGGKVISRIAQEAGQDLMNVFLCDVRLKLKVDMKS from the exons CCCGTCTTCTGGAGAGCTGCGCCCCGCAGGCCACCGTGCTCCCTGCCCGCTGGAGTGGGAGCAGCTCCGGGCTGGGCAGCATCCTGGGCATCCCTGCCGAGAAGCCGAGCGATGCCCTGGGCCAGCACCCACCGCCCGTTGCCACCAGCAAAG ttctttcttttccctcgtAGAGGAACAAGCCCGCCTGATACGGGATCAGCCTGACCAGCCCCAGAACCCCAAGGTTTTAAGAATTGCCATTATTGGAGCGCCCAATGCTGGGAAGTCCACGCTCTCTAATCAGCTCTTGGGCAGAAAG GTTTTCCCTGTCTCTAAGAAAGTGCACACAACCCGATGCAAAGCCCGGGGTGTTGTCACGTACGAGGACACACAACTG ATCATTCTGGACACACCTGGCCTCACTAGTCCCTTTAAAGCCAAAAG ACATAAATTAGATAAAGCCATGCTGACAGACCCATGGGACAGCATGAAACATGCGGATTTAG TTCTTGTTTTGGTGGATGTGTCGGATCACTGGACGCGAAACTCTCTGAGCAAGGAGGTGCTGAAGTGTCTTTCTCAGTTTCCCCAAATCCCCAGTGTCCTGGTTCTGAACAAG GTGGATCTGCTAAAGAACAAGTTTATCCTGCTGGAACTAGTAACTGAACTAACAGAGGGAATTGTAAATGGAAAGAAACTGGAAGTGAGATCTGCATTTAAACATAATTCCAGTTCTTCAGCAAAGTCTGCTCTTCAAATCACTCAGGCTTCTCCACTTGACAATAGGGACCCTGAGTCTCACTGTCTGCAGGAAACAGATCAAGCCCAAGAAGGCTCTAGCTTGGACAACACCAGTGATAGGAGAGCTTCTGAGTCCAGTCTTGTCACAGAAGAAGCAGAAGGGCCAAAGTGCTCTGGACCCAGAGATCTAAAAAATACGAAAGGCTGGCCGTGCTTCCAGGAGATCTTCATGCTGGCAGCTCGCCATGGGGAGGAGGTGGATACGCTTAAG CGGTACCTCCTGATGCAAGCCAAGCCAGGCCCTTGGGAGTTTCACAGTGGGGTCTTGACCAGCCAGTCACCTCAAGAGATCTGTGATAATATCATCAGGGAGAAGGTACTGGAGTACCTGCCACTGGAAGTGCCCTACGGCGTGGTTCAG GTGACGGAGATGTGGGAGGAAGGACCGAGTGGGGAGCTCCTCATCGTGCAGAACCTCTTGGTCCCAAGGAAGTCTCATATG ATGATGTTGATTGGAAGAGGAGGTAAGGTTATCAGCAGGATCGCTCAGGAGGCTGGCCAGGACCTGATGAATGTTTTCCTGTGTGATGTGCGCTTGAAGCTCAAGGTGGATATGAAGAGTTGA